Proteins encoded within one genomic window of Micromonospora halotolerans:
- a CDS encoding alpha/beta fold hydrolase encodes MGDTTGTRQLLLHGMGATGEVWLPWAPLLERHWAGRWLAPDLAGHGWSSPLPEYSFEALARRVVEGFGPVAERLGPRDRLVLLGHSLGGVVALALAARSRRLPVDAVVGLGIKAVWSPADLEKTSELAARPVTWFATRDEAARRYLRVSGLAGLFAPDHPVVEAGLRREDGRWRLAMDPAAFAVGEPRLPALLAAVDVPVLLARGEQDPMVTDAQLKELGVPVATLPGLGHNAHVEDPAAVLALLDAYL; translated from the coding sequence ATGGGCGACACGACGGGTACCCGCCAGCTGCTGCTGCACGGCATGGGCGCCACCGGTGAGGTGTGGCTGCCGTGGGCGCCGCTGCTGGAGCGCCACTGGGCGGGGCGCTGGCTCGCCCCCGACCTGGCCGGGCACGGCTGGTCGTCTCCGCTGCCGGAATACTCCTTCGAGGCCCTGGCCCGGCGGGTGGTCGAGGGGTTCGGCCCGGTGGCCGAGCGGCTCGGCCCCCGGGACCGGCTCGTGCTGCTCGGCCACTCGCTCGGCGGGGTGGTGGCGCTGGCGCTGGCCGCGCGGTCGCGGCGGCTGCCGGTCGACGCGGTGGTCGGGCTCGGCATCAAGGCCGTCTGGTCCCCGGCCGACCTGGAGAAGACCAGCGAGCTGGCCGCCCGTCCGGTGACCTGGTTCGCCACCCGGGACGAGGCGGCCCGCCGCTACCTGCGGGTCTCCGGGCTGGCCGGGCTGTTCGCCCCCGACCACCCCGTGGTGGAGGCGGGGTTGCGCCGGGAGGACGGCCGGTGGCGGCTGGCCATGGATCCGGCCGCCTTCGCGGTGGGGGAGCCCCGGCTGCCGGCGCTGCTCGCCGCCGTCGACGTCCCCGTGCTGCTGGCCCGCGGGGAGCAGGACCCGATGGTGACCGACGCGCAGCTCAAGGAACTGGGCGTCCCGGTCGCCACCCTGCCCGGCCTGGGCCACAACGCGCACGTCGAGGACCCCGCGGCGGTGCTCGCCCTGCTCGACGCGTACCTCTGA
- a CDS encoding DegT/DnrJ/EryC1/StrS family aminotransferase, which produces MVGPHPEFIPPARPIIGEAEIEAAVRVLRSGRVVQGPEVAAFEEEFGELVAGRHCVAVNSGTSALQLTLMALGFGPGDEVIVPSFSFAASANAVRLVGAEPVFVDIEPGSFCVDPEAVAAAVTPRTVAIMPVHLYGHPAAMDQIMAIAERHGLAVVEDAAQAHGAALHGTPVGAFGTAGCFSFYPTKNMHALEGGMVTTADAELARTLRLLRNQGMEQRYANEIVGANMRMTDVAAAIGRVQLTQLAEWTEQRRANAKFLDSKITGMVTPPVADAAKHVYHQYTVRVQGNRDAAMARLTELGIGNAVYYPTPIHRLKPYLDSEGKPGPWDLPETERAAAEVVSLPVHPSLSPADLERIAEGANLAGGAR; this is translated from the coding sequence ATGGTCGGGCCGCATCCAGAGTTCATTCCCCCAGCACGACCGATCATCGGTGAGGCCGAGATCGAGGCGGCTGTCCGGGTGCTGCGGAGCGGCCGGGTCGTGCAGGGCCCCGAGGTCGCGGCGTTCGAGGAGGAGTTCGGCGAGCTGGTCGCCGGGCGGCACTGCGTGGCCGTCAACTCCGGGACCTCCGCGCTCCAGCTCACCCTGATGGCGCTCGGCTTCGGCCCGGGCGACGAGGTCATCGTGCCCTCGTTCTCCTTCGCCGCCAGCGCGAACGCGGTCCGGCTGGTCGGCGCCGAGCCGGTCTTCGTGGACATCGAGCCGGGCAGCTTCTGCGTCGACCCGGAGGCCGTCGCCGCCGCCGTCACGCCCCGCACCGTCGCCATCATGCCGGTGCACCTCTACGGTCACCCGGCGGCCATGGACCAGATCATGGCCATCGCCGAGCGACACGGCCTCGCCGTGGTGGAGGACGCCGCCCAGGCGCACGGAGCCGCCCTGCACGGCACCCCGGTCGGCGCCTTCGGCACCGCGGGCTGCTTCAGCTTCTACCCCACGAAGAACATGCACGCCCTGGAGGGCGGCATGGTCACCACCGCCGACGCCGAGCTGGCCCGCACGCTGCGGCTGCTGCGCAACCAGGGCATGGAGCAGCGGTACGCCAACGAGATCGTCGGCGCCAACATGCGGATGACGGACGTGGCCGCCGCGATCGGCCGGGTGCAGCTCACCCAGCTCGCCGAGTGGACCGAGCAGCGCCGGGCCAACGCCAAGTTCCTCGACTCGAAGATCACCGGGATGGTCACCCCGCCCGTGGCGGACGCCGCGAAGCACGTCTACCACCAGTACACCGTGCGGGTGCAGGGCAACCGGGACGCGGCCATGGCCCGCCTCACCGAGCTGGGCATCGGCAACGCGGTCTACTACCCGACCCCGATCCACCGCCTCAAGCCCTACCTCGACTCCGAGGGCAAGCCGGGCCCGTGGGACCTGCCGGAGACCGAGCGCGCCGCCGCCGAGGTGGTCTCGCTGCCGGTGCACCCGTCGCTGAGCCCGGCCGACCTGGAGCGGATCGCCGAGGGCGCGAACCTCGCCGGGGGTGCCCGATGA
- a CDS encoding ABC transporter permease: MANTAVADPESGLTRAQLAQRYGLRVAGERPPLAEYARRLWAYRHFMTAYSRAKVASSFSNTQLGQLWQVLTPLTNAAVYYLIFGVIISQNRHVPNFIAYLCTGVFIFTFTQSAALQGTSAITGNLGLIRALQFPRAALPITVTLVQLQQLLMSMVVLAGIVLFTGEPITFRWLLIAPMLVLQSIFNVGLTMIMARIGSKVTDLKQVMPFVLRTWLYGSGVLYSVKLFEDRLPGWAATALESNPILVYIELARYALLDSAYPAHIASSPPRLWTLAVLWAVVFGVGGFVYFWRGEKEYGRG; this comes from the coding sequence ATGGCCAACACCGCGGTGGCCGACCCCGAATCCGGGCTGACCCGGGCCCAGCTCGCCCAGCGGTACGGGCTCCGGGTCGCCGGGGAACGCCCGCCTCTGGCCGAGTACGCCCGCCGGCTGTGGGCGTACCGACACTTCATGACCGCGTACTCGCGGGCGAAGGTCGCCTCCTCGTTCAGCAACACTCAGCTCGGCCAGCTCTGGCAGGTGCTCACCCCGCTCACCAACGCGGCGGTCTACTACCTGATCTTCGGCGTGATCATCTCGCAGAACCGGCACGTGCCGAACTTCATCGCGTATCTCTGCACGGGTGTCTTCATCTTCACGTTCACCCAGAGCGCGGCACTCCAGGGCACCAGCGCGATCACCGGCAACCTGGGCCTGATCCGGGCGCTCCAGTTCCCGCGTGCCGCGCTGCCGATCACGGTCACCCTCGTGCAGCTCCAGCAGCTGCTCATGTCGATGGTGGTGCTGGCCGGGATCGTGCTGTTCACCGGCGAGCCGATCACCTTCCGCTGGCTGCTGATCGCGCCGATGCTGGTACTCCAGTCGATCTTCAACGTCGGGCTGACCATGATCATGGCCCGGATCGGCTCCAAGGTCACCGACCTCAAGCAGGTCATGCCGTTCGTGCTGCGGACCTGGCTCTACGGCTCCGGTGTGCTCTACAGCGTCAAGCTCTTCGAGGACCGGCTCCCTGGCTGGGCGGCGACCGCCCTGGAATCCAACCCGATCCTGGTCTACATCGAGCTGGCCCGGTACGCGCTGCTCGACTCGGCGTACCCGGCACACATCGCATCCTCGCCGCCGCGGCTGTGGACCCTCGCGGTGCTCTGGGCGGTGGTCTTCGGTGTCGGCGGATTCGTCTACTTCTGGCGCGGAGAGAAGGAGTACGGCCGTGGCTGA
- a CDS encoding bifunctional cytidylyltransferase/SDR family oxidoreductase, whose translation MTQDRTPAPDAAPASPAPWRPSRTVAVILAGGTGTRLGLGIPKQLLKIAGKPIIEHTLAVFEAAPEIDEIIVLMAAGHVPDAERIVANAGFRKVSKVIEGGDTRNDTTRIALDAVGEGDVNILFHDAVRPLVSARIVRECVNALWSYSAVDVAIPSADTIIQVDQDECITDIPVRATLRRGQTPQAFRSGIIREAYRRAEGDPDFAATDDCGVVLRYLPGTPIKVIDGSDENIKVTHPVDVHLADKLFQLAAAQVPKVSGHRGYTEELTGRTIVVFGGSYGIGHDLTELARRYGAQVFPFSRSTTGTHVERAEDVSAALKTAFEATGRIDHVVVTAGILEKGALAEMDEETMDRLLHVNFVGPVTIARQSLPYLQQTKGQLLLYTSSSYTRGRARYALYSATKAALVNLTQALADEWAEFGVRVNCVNPERTATPMRTKAFGEEPEHTLLSAEAVAQASLDVLISELTGQVIDVRRAPGEPVVAVPAQSGAQASEQMPTGIDA comes from the coding sequence ATGACGCAGGACCGCACCCCCGCACCGGACGCCGCGCCGGCGAGCCCGGCTCCCTGGCGCCCCTCGCGGACGGTGGCCGTGATCCTCGCCGGGGGGACCGGGACACGTCTGGGGCTGGGCATCCCGAAGCAGCTGCTGAAGATCGCCGGCAAGCCGATCATCGAGCACACCCTGGCCGTGTTCGAGGCGGCACCGGAGATCGACGAGATCATCGTGCTGATGGCGGCCGGGCACGTGCCCGACGCGGAGCGGATCGTCGCCAACGCGGGCTTCCGCAAGGTCAGCAAGGTGATCGAGGGCGGTGACACCCGCAACGACACCACCCGGATCGCGCTGGACGCCGTCGGCGAGGGCGACGTCAACATCCTCTTCCACGACGCGGTGCGCCCGCTGGTCAGCGCCCGGATCGTGCGCGAGTGCGTGAACGCGCTCTGGAGCTACTCGGCGGTGGACGTGGCCATCCCGTCCGCCGACACGATCATCCAGGTCGACCAGGACGAGTGCATCACCGACATCCCGGTCCGCGCCACCCTGCGCCGCGGCCAGACCCCGCAGGCGTTCCGCTCCGGCATTATCCGTGAGGCGTACCGGCGGGCCGAGGGCGACCCGGACTTCGCCGCGACCGACGACTGCGGCGTGGTGCTGCGTTACCTGCCCGGCACGCCGATCAAGGTGATCGACGGCTCGGACGAGAACATCAAGGTCACCCACCCGGTCGACGTGCACCTGGCGGACAAGCTCTTCCAGCTCGCCGCCGCCCAGGTGCCCAAGGTCAGCGGCCACCGCGGCTACACCGAGGAGCTGACCGGCCGGACCATCGTGGTCTTCGGCGGCAGCTACGGCATCGGCCACGACCTCACCGAGCTGGCCCGCCGCTACGGCGCCCAGGTCTTCCCATTCAGCCGCTCCACCACCGGCACCCACGTCGAGCGGGCCGAGGACGTCTCGGCCGCGCTGAAGACCGCCTTCGAGGCGACCGGCCGGATCGACCACGTGGTGGTCACCGCCGGGATCCTGGAGAAGGGCGCCCTGGCGGAGATGGACGAGGAGACGATGGACCGCCTCCTGCACGTCAACTTCGTCGGCCCGGTCACCATCGCCCGGCAGTCGCTGCCCTACCTGCAGCAGACCAAGGGCCAGCTGCTCCTCTACACCTCCAGCTCCTACACCCGGGGCCGGGCCCGCTACGCGCTCTACTCGGCCACCAAGGCCGCCCTGGTCAACCTGACCCAGGCGCTCGCCGACGAGTGGGCCGAGTTCGGCGTACGGGTGAACTGCGTCAACCCGGAGCGCACCGCCACCCCGATGCGCACGAAGGCGTTCGGCGAGGAGCCGGAGCACACGCTGCTCTCCGCCGAGGCCGTCGCCCAGGCCTCCCTGGACGTGCTGATCTCCGAGCTGACCGGCCAGGTGATCGACGTGCGCCGGGCGCCCGGCGAGCCGGTGGTCGCGGTGCCCGCCCAATCGGGCGCGCAAGCGTCTGAGCAGATGCCCACCGGCATCGACGCCTGA
- a CDS encoding CDP-glycerol glycerophosphotransferase family protein → MRGDLVRKLLARVLTTGLAVLAFLVVALTGATGWGLTVAVAALAAAAWERRVRPTADGLAESVLVAAGILVGYARRLDAGFDPALAATALVLLGLVLLVGPLRDAGALEIRAANLPVRSWTPMVAARLGDALLVLLALVALAAGLALPAWVALVAALLVGAGCGAVGLDLARRRFRPPAGGGPVGRALRRHQPEFLLYFSAPPGSEYQVTMWLPYLERIGRPFLVLLREPEFLPTVAAATSAPVVFCPTLKTMDEALVPSLRAAFYVNHGAKNSHCIRFAQLTHVQLHHGDSDKAPSANPVSAIFDKIFVAGPAAIERYARAGVEIPAEKFVVVGRPQVEAIEVRREPVTGLAHPTVLYTPTWTGHHADADYCSLPVAETLIRRLLDRGATVILRAHPYTTQNPASARQLARLTELLAADRARTGRAHLWGAAAARELTLTECVNRADALVSDVSGVISDWLYSGKPYAVTDMGVDGDDFVARFPLAGSGYVLRRDMSNVDEVLTGLLDTDPKAAARWATRARYLGDFPAESYAEVFLDAARRQLAPVPTAPAPRDGSPVPSPAA, encoded by the coding sequence ATGCGCGGTGACCTGGTCCGGAAGCTGCTCGCCCGGGTGCTGACCACCGGGCTGGCAGTGCTGGCCTTCCTCGTCGTGGCGCTCACCGGGGCCACCGGCTGGGGCCTGACGGTCGCGGTCGCCGCGCTCGCCGCCGCCGCCTGGGAGCGCCGGGTCCGGCCGACCGCCGACGGCCTCGCCGAGTCGGTGCTGGTCGCCGCCGGCATCCTGGTCGGCTACGCCCGCCGGCTGGACGCCGGCTTCGACCCGGCGCTGGCGGCCACCGCGCTGGTCCTGCTCGGCCTGGTGCTGCTGGTCGGGCCGCTGCGCGACGCCGGCGCGCTGGAGATCCGGGCGGCCAACCTGCCGGTCCGGTCCTGGACGCCGATGGTCGCCGCCCGGCTCGGCGACGCGCTGCTGGTGCTGCTCGCCCTGGTGGCGCTCGCCGCCGGCCTGGCCCTGCCCGCCTGGGTGGCCCTGGTGGCCGCGCTGCTGGTGGGGGCGGGCTGCGGCGCGGTCGGCCTCGACCTGGCCCGGCGCCGGTTCCGGCCGCCGGCCGGCGGCGGCCCGGTGGGCCGGGCGCTGCGCCGGCACCAGCCCGAGTTCCTGCTCTACTTCTCCGCCCCGCCCGGCTCCGAGTACCAGGTCACCATGTGGCTGCCCTACCTGGAGCGGATCGGCCGGCCGTTCCTGGTGCTGCTGCGCGAGCCCGAGTTCCTCCCGACGGTGGCCGCGGCCACCAGCGCGCCCGTGGTCTTCTGCCCCACGCTGAAGACCATGGACGAGGCGCTGGTGCCGAGCCTGCGGGCGGCCTTCTACGTCAACCACGGCGCGAAGAACAGCCACTGCATCCGCTTCGCGCAGCTCACCCACGTGCAGCTGCACCACGGCGACAGCGACAAGGCGCCCAGCGCCAACCCGGTCTCGGCGATCTTCGACAAGATCTTCGTGGCCGGGCCGGCGGCCATCGAGCGGTACGCCCGGGCCGGCGTGGAGATCCCCGCCGAGAAGTTCGTCGTGGTGGGCCGGCCCCAGGTGGAGGCGATCGAGGTACGCCGGGAGCCGGTCACCGGGCTCGCCCACCCGACCGTGCTGTACACCCCCACCTGGACCGGGCACCACGCCGACGCCGACTACTGCTCGCTGCCGGTGGCCGAGACGCTGATCCGCCGGCTGCTCGACCGGGGGGCCACGGTGATCCTGCGGGCGCACCCGTACACCACCCAGAACCCGGCCTCGGCCCGGCAGTTGGCCCGCCTCACCGAGCTGCTCGCCGCCGACCGGGCCCGGACCGGGCGGGCGCACCTGTGGGGCGCGGCGGCCGCCCGCGAGCTGACCCTGACCGAGTGCGTCAACCGGGCCGACGCCCTGGTCTCGGACGTCTCCGGGGTGATCTCCGACTGGCTCTACTCGGGCAAGCCATACGCGGTCACCGACATGGGCGTCGACGGGGACGACTTCGTCGCGCGGTTCCCGCTGGCCGGCTCCGGCTACGTGCTGCGCCGGGACATGTCCAACGTGGACGAGGTGCTGACCGGGCTGCTGGACACCGACCCGAAGGCGGCGGCGCGCTGGGCCACCCGGGCCCGCTACCTGGGCGACTTCCCGGCCGAGTCGTACGCCGAGGTCTTCCTCGACGCCGCCCGCCGGCAGCTCGCGCCGGTCCCGACCGCGCCCGCCCCGCGCGACGGCTCCCCGGTCCCCTCCCCCGCCGCCTGA
- a CDS encoding ABC transporter ATP-binding protein, protein MADLTQPAGSTAVEDSGRIPTVVVDDVHVIYKIHKGATGGTTPVSALKRIVSRTNAPNIREVHAVKGVSFTAYEGEAIGLIGSNGSGKSTLLRAIAGLLPPARGAVYTQGQPSLLGVNAALLNDLSGERNVVLGCLAMGMSPEEVKRLAPEIIEFSGINERGDFASLPMRTYSSGMGARLRFAISSAKKHDVLLIDEALATGDRKFRARSEQRVRELRDSAGTVFLVSHSIGSIRDTCERTIWLESGVLKMDGPTQEVCDAYENQK, encoded by the coding sequence GTGGCTGACCTCACGCAGCCGGCGGGCAGCACCGCCGTGGAGGACTCGGGGCGCATTCCCACCGTGGTGGTGGACGACGTGCACGTGATCTACAAGATCCACAAGGGCGCCACCGGGGGCACCACCCCGGTCTCCGCGCTCAAGCGCATCGTGTCCCGCACCAACGCGCCGAACATCCGTGAGGTGCACGCGGTCAAGGGGGTGAGCTTCACCGCGTACGAGGGTGAGGCCATCGGCCTGATCGGCAGCAACGGCTCCGGCAAGTCCACCCTGCTGCGGGCCATCGCCGGCCTGCTCCCGCCGGCCCGGGGCGCGGTCTACACGCAGGGCCAGCCGTCCCTGCTCGGCGTGAACGCGGCGCTGCTCAACGACCTCTCCGGTGAGCGCAACGTGGTGCTCGGGTGCCTGGCCATGGGCATGTCGCCCGAGGAGGTCAAGCGGCTCGCGCCGGAGATCATCGAGTTCTCCGGGATCAACGAGCGCGGCGATTTCGCCTCGCTGCCGATGCGCACCTACTCCTCCGGCATGGGCGCCCGGCTGCGCTTCGCCATCTCCTCCGCGAAGAAGCACGACGTGCTGCTCATCGACGAGGCGTTGGCCACCGGTGACCGCAAGTTCCGGGCCCGCAGCGAGCAGCGGGTGCGGGAGCTGCGCGACAGCGCCGGCACCGTTTTCCTGGTCAGCCACTCCATCGGCTCGATCCGGGACACCTGCGAGCGCACCATCTGGCTGGAGAGCGGCGTCCTGAAGATGGACGGCCCCACCCAGGAGGTCTGCGACGCCTACGAGAACCAGAAGTAG
- a CDS encoding Gfo/Idh/MocA family protein — MSEARKLRAGLIGLGAMGRNHARVLSNLDGVELVGVVDPAGDVTGTLRAPVVPTLGDLLAMGVDYAVVACPTALHEQVGLELAANGVCALIEKPLAQSVEAATKLVEAFESAGLVAGVGHIERYNPALQSLRTRLEAGELGEVFQVVTRRQGPFPHRIADVGVVMDLATHDIDLTAWVTGSEYRSVSARTVSRSGRLHEDMVAVVGQLADGTMVNHLVNWLSPLKERSTVVTGDKGCFVADTLTADLTFYANAAIDTEWEALRAFRGVAEGDMVRYAIPKREPLLVEHERFRDAVEGKQSDIVTLRQGLRTVQVAAGLLESASDGKVVSVASSGSDVEPALR; from the coding sequence ATGAGCGAGGCCCGCAAGCTGCGCGCCGGCCTGATCGGCCTCGGCGCGATGGGGCGCAACCACGCTCGGGTGCTGTCCAACCTCGACGGCGTCGAGCTGGTCGGCGTGGTCGACCCGGCCGGCGACGTGACCGGCACGCTGCGCGCGCCGGTGGTTCCCACGCTGGGTGACCTGCTGGCCATGGGTGTCGACTACGCGGTCGTCGCCTGCCCGACCGCCCTGCACGAGCAGGTCGGCCTGGAGCTGGCCGCCAACGGTGTCTGCGCGCTGATCGAGAAGCCGCTGGCCCAGTCCGTCGAGGCCGCCACGAAGCTGGTGGAGGCGTTCGAGTCGGCCGGCCTGGTCGCCGGTGTCGGGCACATCGAGCGCTACAACCCGGCGCTGCAGAGCCTGCGCACCCGGCTGGAGGCCGGCGAGCTGGGCGAGGTCTTCCAGGTCGTCACCCGGCGCCAGGGGCCGTTCCCGCACCGGATCGCCGACGTCGGCGTGGTGATGGACCTGGCCACCCACGACATCGACCTGACCGCCTGGGTCACCGGCAGCGAATACCGCTCGGTGTCGGCCCGGACGGTCTCGCGCAGCGGCCGGCTGCACGAGGACATGGTCGCCGTGGTCGGCCAGCTCGCCGACGGCACGATGGTCAACCACCTGGTCAACTGGCTGAGCCCGCTCAAGGAGCGGTCCACCGTGGTCACCGGTGACAAGGGCTGCTTCGTCGCCGACACGCTCACGGCCGACCTGACCTTCTACGCCAACGCCGCCATCGACACCGAGTGGGAGGCGCTGCGCGCATTCCGCGGCGTGGCCGAGGGCGACATGGTCCGGTACGCGATCCCGAAGCGCGAGCCGCTGCTGGTCGAGCACGAGCGCTTCCGCGACGCGGTCGAGGGCAAGCAGAGCGACATCGTCACCCTGCGGCAGGGCCTGCGTACCGTGCAGGTCGCCGCCGGCCTGCTGGAGTCCGCCTCGGACGGCAAGGTCGTGTCCGTCGCGTCCAGCGGCAGTGACGTGGAGCCGGCACTGCGATGA
- a CDS encoding glycosyl transferase family 1, translated as MSPAPVRRTVSAVKRRLPRRWRIALRRAAAGDRPWENPSVRELCELPATVPLLVHAGGIAGDRALAGVVRALARLPEFHLALVCGEAERAAAQDLIRRAGKARRRVHEVPRPRTVTAAFLASADVAVFGFEPDAGLALLDTFLAAGLRVVAADNRVVREHLARHQAGDFFAPGSLPSFAKAVERAWQRGGDEMPAPVEPPAAPIEAGAPGPWRALGAGPVRLGLGTANYAGQLSALAVAISAARADVGVELVMAKPPATYRYPADRYLHYPGEHRLDVQLEQARRVLGWYTHLIVDAFRPVLGRVNGDDISADLPALRRARIKVALLAHGSEIRHPGAHLERHAESAFRDAPEELREQLTTVTERNRRTAEESGLPIFVTTPDLLDDLPFATWAPLIVDVDGWSCDRPVLERARPVVLHAPSKRWTKGTDRLLPQLQELHDRRIIELRLVEGLPHSEMRRLVQDCDIVVDQLVMGSYGTFSCEGMAAGKVVVAYVSEGPHRAAGVQPPIANATPSTLVKTIESLLDDRRAAVALAAEGARYVRDHHDGRRTAEAFDAFLR; from the coding sequence ATGAGCCCGGCGCCGGTGCGGCGGACGGTCTCCGCGGTGAAGCGGCGGCTCCCCCGGCGGTGGCGCATCGCGCTCCGCCGGGCCGCCGCCGGCGACCGGCCCTGGGAGAACCCTTCGGTACGTGAGCTCTGCGAGCTGCCCGCCACCGTGCCCCTGCTCGTGCACGCGGGCGGGATCGCGGGCGACCGGGCCCTGGCCGGCGTGGTACGCGCCCTGGCCCGGCTGCCCGAGTTCCACTTGGCGCTGGTCTGCGGCGAAGCCGAGCGGGCGGCGGCCCAGGACCTGATCCGCCGGGCCGGCAAGGCCCGGCGCCGGGTCCACGAGGTGCCGCGCCCCCGTACGGTGACAGCCGCGTTCCTCGCCTCGGCGGACGTGGCCGTCTTCGGATTCGAACCGGACGCCGGTCTCGCGCTGCTCGATACCTTCCTCGCGGCCGGGCTGCGGGTCGTCGCGGCGGACAACCGGGTGGTCCGCGAGCATCTGGCCCGGCACCAGGCCGGCGACTTCTTCGCGCCCGGCTCGCTGCCCTCGTTCGCGAAGGCGGTGGAGCGGGCCTGGCAGCGCGGCGGCGACGAGATGCCCGCACCCGTGGAACCCCCGGCAGCGCCGATCGAGGCCGGCGCCCCGGGTCCCTGGCGGGCACTCGGCGCCGGTCCGGTCCGGCTGGGGCTGGGCACCGCGAACTACGCCGGGCAGCTGTCCGCCCTGGCGGTGGCGATCAGCGCCGCGCGAGCGGACGTCGGCGTCGAGCTGGTGATGGCCAAGCCACCGGCCACGTACCGCTACCCGGCCGACCGGTACCTGCACTACCCCGGGGAACACCGGCTCGACGTGCAGCTGGAGCAGGCCCGGCGGGTGCTCGGCTGGTACACGCACCTGATCGTGGACGCCTTCCGCCCGGTGCTCGGCCGGGTCAACGGCGACGACATCTCCGCGGACCTGCCCGCGCTGCGCCGCGCCCGGATCAAGGTCGCGCTCCTGGCGCACGGCAGCGAGATCCGCCACCCGGGCGCGCACCTGGAGCGGCACGCCGAGTCCGCGTTCCGGGACGCCCCGGAGGAACTGCGCGAACAGCTCACCACGGTGACCGAGCGGAACCGGCGCACCGCCGAGGAGAGCGGCCTGCCGATCTTCGTGACCACCCCCGACCTGCTGGACGACCTGCCGTTCGCCACCTGGGCACCGCTGATCGTCGACGTGGACGGCTGGTCCTGTGACCGCCCGGTGCTGGAACGCGCCCGGCCCGTCGTGCTGCACGCGCCGTCGAAGCGGTGGACCAAGGGCACCGACCGGCTCCTGCCCCAGTTGCAGGAGCTGCACGATCGACGGATCATCGAACTGCGCCTGGTGGAGGGTCTGCCGCACAGCGAGATGCGTCGCCTGGTGCAGGACTGCGACATCGTGGTCGACCAGTTGGTGATGGGCAGTTACGGCACCTTCTCCTGCGAGGGGATGGCCGCCGGCAAGGTCGTGGTGGCGTACGTCAGCGAGGGGCCGCACCGGGCGGCCGGCGTCCAGCCGCCGATCGCCAACGCCACGCCCAGCACGCTGGTCAAGACGATCGAGTCGCTGCTCGACGACAGGCGCGCCGCGGTCGCCCTCGCCGCGGAGGGCGCGCGATACGTCCGTGACCACCACGACGGGCGACGGACCGCCGAGGCCTTCGACGCCTTCCTCCGGTGA
- a CDS encoding TetR/AcrR family transcriptional regulator has protein sequence MTTEKRRAPAGAAVLRGEITSAIRAAVMQELAEVGYGRLSIEAVARRAGVSKTAIYRRWRSKLDLVLDMVSAAAGRNLPLLDTGSLLGDLEILLHVMARALRHRLASQIIPDLLAEAARNPQIAEKLQAALDDYQQAVGRILIGRAVERGELSPDTDRRAAVDLIVGPVYWRMAISRAPLDLDEVPRLASAIVAALRVACLGPVRGEVEV, from the coding sequence GTGACGACCGAGAAGAGGCGTGCCCCGGCCGGCGCGGCGGTGCTGCGCGGGGAGATCACCAGTGCCATCCGCGCCGCCGTGATGCAGGAGTTGGCCGAGGTCGGCTACGGCCGCCTCTCCATCGAGGCGGTGGCCCGCCGGGCCGGGGTCAGCAAGACCGCGATCTACCGCCGCTGGCGCTCGAAACTCGACCTCGTGCTGGACATGGTCTCCGCGGCGGCGGGCCGCAACCTGCCGCTGCTGGACACCGGGAGCCTCCTGGGCGACCTGGAGATCCTGCTCCACGTGATGGCCCGTGCGCTGCGTCACCGCCTGGCCTCGCAGATCATCCCGGACCTGCTGGCCGAGGCTGCCCGCAATCCGCAGATCGCGGAGAAGCTCCAGGCGGCGCTGGACGACTACCAGCAGGCCGTCGGCCGGATCCTCATCGGCCGGGCCGTCGAGCGGGGTGAGCTCTCCCCGGACACCGACCGGCGCGCCGCGGTGGACCTGATCGTCGGTCCGGTCTACTGGCGGATGGCCATCTCCCGGGCGCCGTTGGATCTCGACGAGGTGCCCCGCCTGGCCTCCGCGATCGTCGCGGCCCTCCGGGTAGCATGCTTGGGGCCTGTCCGCGGCGAGGTGGAAGTGTGA